A single window of Coregonus clupeaformis isolate EN_2021a unplaced genomic scaffold, ASM2061545v1 scaf0807, whole genome shotgun sequence DNA harbors:
- the LOC121554901 gene encoding trace amine-associated receptor 13c-like encodes MAPNGHTQDQAGAGPQHLDPLLQMETQEDVQYCFQDRNSSCRKSSLSTSIYITLYIFLALISVVTVFLNILVIISISHFKQLHTPTNLLILSLAVADLLVGLIVIPVTTVALMEPCWDFGEYFCGFYFYISFLCSSLSVGSLVLISIDRYVAVCDPLLYHSKITITRMMCCISITWCFCIIYNAAIAKIFINVQVPSRCLKECFTVEGSVWGNRIDFVITMFFPCSIIITLYLKIFVVARSQARKVFSKEAASVSGVKTVQANKSERKAAKTLAIVVFTYLSCWIPFYFYALLFLIDQFVSFIISCLPLANSLINPIIYAFFYPWFKVTAKLILTQKLRRS; translated from the coding sequence GGTCACACACAGGACCAAGCAGGAGCAGGACCTCAGCATTTGGACCCTTTATTACAAATGGAGACACAGGAAGATGTTCAATACTGTTTTCAAGACAGAAACTCTTCTTGCAGAAAGTCTTCGCTATCGACATCTATCTACATAACACTGTACATCTTCTTGGCATTGATTTCAGTAGTCACAGTATTTTTGAACATACTGGTGAtcatctccatctctcacttCAAGCAGCTCCACACTCCAACCAACCTGCTCATCCTCTCTCTGGCTGTGGCAGATCTCCTGGTGGGACTGATTGTGATACCAGTAACGACTGTAGCATTAATGGAACCATGCTGGGATTTTGGGGAATATTTCTGTGGGTTTTATTTCTATATCAGTTTTTTGTGTTCTTCTTTATCTGTGGGCAGTTTGGTCTTGATATCTATTGACCGTTATGTTGCTGTGTGTGATCCCTTATTGTACCActctaaaataacaataacaagaatGATGTGTTGTATATCCATTACCTGGTGTTTTTGTATCATATACAATGCTGCTATTGCAAAAATCTTTATAAATGTACAGGTACCCAGCAGGTGTTTGAAAGAATGTTTTACTGTAGAAGGGTCAGTCTGGGGTAATAGAATTGACTTTGTAATTACAATGTTTTTCCCGTGCTCTATTAttataacactttatttgaaaaTATTTGTGGTGGCCAGATCACAGGCCAGAAAGGTATTTTCAAAAGAGGCTGCCAGTGTGTCTGGTGTTAAAACTGTACAGGCAAATAAGTCAGAGAGAAAAGCAGCAAAAACTCTAGCTATTGTTGTTTTCACCTATTTAAGTTGTTGGATTCCATTTTATTTTTATGCACTTTTATTTTTAATTGACCAATTTGTATCATTTATCATCAGCTGTCTGCCACTTGCTAATTCCTTAATTAATCCAATAATTTATGCTTTCTTTTATCCATGGTTCAAAGTAACAGCTAAACTTATTTTAACTCAGAAGTTAAGACGTTCATAG